In one window of Bradyrhizobium betae DNA:
- a CDS encoding anti-sigma factor family protein, translated as MTNHESPIGEDDLHAYVDRRLPQDRLEKVEAYLKSNPDVAAQISAWRTQRETLRDQLASKAAEPIPARHRISNIRAIRRQGRLRQLNLMAASVLLLVAGGATGWIAKTEWPASSGVQGVMVSDAISAYRTFVVDAAHPVEVKATEQDHLVQWLSNRLGQPIKTPDLTGFGFRLMGGRVLPAATNGVAAMLMYDDDHGTRLTLYLRNGESGETAYRFVREGNISAFYWIDRGLGFALSAAASRERLLPIVDAVHHQIEKSKPLNNKS; from the coding sequence ATGACCAACCACGAGAGCCCAATCGGCGAGGACGATCTGCACGCCTACGTCGACCGGCGTCTGCCGCAGGATCGCCTTGAGAAGGTCGAAGCGTATCTGAAGTCAAACCCGGACGTTGCCGCCCAGATATCCGCATGGCGGACGCAGCGCGAGACCTTGCGCGATCAATTGGCGTCGAAAGCCGCCGAACCTATTCCGGCCCGTCATCGCATCTCGAACATTCGCGCCATCAGACGGCAGGGTCGTCTTCGCCAACTCAACTTGATGGCTGCATCCGTGCTCTTGCTTGTCGCAGGGGGCGCCACCGGCTGGATCGCAAAGACCGAATGGCCGGCCAGCAGCGGTGTTCAAGGCGTGATGGTCAGTGACGCCATCTCTGCCTATCGAACCTTCGTTGTTGATGCTGCCCATCCGGTCGAGGTGAAGGCGACCGAACAGGATCATCTGGTTCAATGGCTGTCCAACCGGCTGGGTCAGCCCATCAAGACGCCAGACCTGACCGGATTTGGTTTCCGCTTGATGGGCGGTCGTGTGCTGCCTGCAGCAACCAACGGCGTCGCCGCTATGTTGATGTATGACGATGATCACGGAACTCGCCTGACGCTCTACCTCCGAAATGGCGAAAGTGGCGAGACCGCCTATCGCTTCGTTCGCGAGGGTAACATTTCGGCGTTCTACTGGATCGATCGTGGGCTTGGATTTGCGCTCTCGGCTGCGGCCAGCCGCGAGAGATTGTTGCCGATCGTGGACGCGGTCCATCATCAGATCGAAAAGTCAAAACCGCTAAACAATAAATCGTAA
- a CDS encoding RNA polymerase sigma factor has protein sequence MDETAVFLEQHIPALRRYAFALVRQHDAADDLVQDCLERAIGRWHLRHHDGDLKAWLLTILRNQFINTYRQKRRRGIHFAWEDVTEPPTSDGAPDSSTAVRDILAGLETLPEDQKSVILLVGVEDLSYDEAARVLGLPVGTVMSRLSRGREKLREYMETGRTAVLRRVK, from the coding sequence TTGGACGAAACCGCGGTTTTTCTGGAACAGCACATTCCCGCACTGCGCCGGTATGCGTTCGCGCTGGTGCGGCAGCACGATGCCGCTGACGATCTCGTTCAGGACTGTCTCGAACGTGCGATTGGCCGATGGCATCTGCGGCATCACGATGGCGACCTGAAGGCATGGCTTCTCACCATCCTGCGTAACCAGTTCATCAACACCTATCGTCAAAAGCGCCGCCGCGGGATTCATTTTGCCTGGGAGGATGTGACCGAGCCGCCAACGTCGGACGGCGCGCCCGATAGCAGTACGGCGGTTCGCGACATTCTCGCCGGTCTGGAAACGTTGCCGGAGGACCAAAAGTCGGTGATCCTGCTCGTGGGTGTGGAGGATTTATCTTACGATGAGGCCGCGCGTGTACTCGGCCTGCCCGTGGGCACGGTCATGTCACGCCTCAGCCGTGGCCGTGAGAAGCTGCGGGAATATATGGAAACCGGCCGCACCGCCGTGTTGCGGAGGGTAAAATGA
- a CDS encoding nuclear transport factor 2 family protein: MKTFLLSTVALTLLTGAAFAGPAEDMAKARIDAIAKGDVAAVTSSYADGATLHWVGGPLDGQYTGADKLKEVWGKFTKAQGDQKATVAAIAESANPKGSTVTANVAFAGKNTVKVRYVMVYRDGKLGDEIWQVDPNATF; the protein is encoded by the coding sequence GTGAAGACTTTCCTGCTTTCGACCGTCGCACTTACGCTGCTGACGGGTGCTGCTTTTGCTGGCCCGGCCGAGGATATGGCCAAGGCCCGTATCGACGCCATTGCCAAGGGCGACGTTGCCGCCGTTACGTCATCCTATGCCGATGGGGCAACCTTGCATTGGGTTGGCGGTCCGCTGGACGGCCAATACACCGGCGCCGACAAGCTCAAGGAAGTCTGGGGCAAATTCACCAAGGCCCAGGGCGATCAAAAAGCCACGGTCGCGGCGATTGCCGAATCTGCAAACCCGAAGGGGTCCACGGTTACTGCGAATGTGGCGTTCGCCGGCAAGAATACCGTCAAGGTTCGCTATGTGATGGTCTATCGTGACGGCAAGCTGGGCGACGAAATCTGGCAGGTCGATCCGAACGCAACTTTTTAA
- a CDS encoding DUF305 domain-containing protein: MSKYIMTTALGAALIVGTAVFAHDGQMHHLPTSSTTDNSFDAQMGRAMELMNRDMMVAPSGDPDRDFAAMMIPHHQGAVDMARIQLQFGKDPVLRRLAQGIIVEQLQEIDVMKRALTQLPAHLSQPTEPATFNLNHKDF; encoded by the coding sequence ATGTCAAAATACATCATGACCACGGCACTTGGTGCCGCTCTCATCGTCGGCACCGCTGTCTTTGCTCATGATGGGCAGATGCATCATTTGCCGACGAGTTCCACCACCGACAATTCGTTCGACGCCCAGATGGGTCGCGCCATGGAGCTCATGAATCGCGACATGATGGTTGCGCCTTCGGGCGATCCTGATCGTGACTTCGCGGCGATGATGATTCCGCATCATCAGGGTGCTGTCGATATGGCGCGCATCCAGTTGCAATTCGGGAAGGATCCGGTGCTGCGGCGTCTGGCACAGGGCATCATCGTCGAGCAATTGCAGGAGATAGACGTCATGAAACGCGCGTTGACGCAGCTCCCGGCCCACTTATCGCAGCCAACCGAACCGGCAACATTCAATCTCAACCACAAGGATTTTTGA